AAGTGTGTCCTGTTCCTCCACCTTGTGAATGCCCCCACCTTGTGACACCTTGGAGTGTGCTCCACATGTTATGAGCACCTGGGAGTGTGTCCTCAAATGCCTTTGTCTACCCTCTGCTCTAAAGTTAACCGATATAGGTGTGTACGGTGTGTATGTGCATGCTATCTTAAAAGAACTTTGTCATAGGAAGATTGTTGCTAGTAGTTACATTTGAACACCATGTATTAATGTGACCTCCCCTCTGGTTACCCTAGCTTTGATGTGTTTACCCTCAGATACCCTGTGGTCTTGTCCTTATGTGTTTCACATTGCATGTATGCCTGCATATCTAAGACTAGTTTAACTTCCCTCTTTGACTGCCGTTTGTAAAATATGAGTTAATTTGGTTACCTGTTAATCTGTGATGTTGATCAAAAGTGATGTAATTCCCAAAGCATGATGGGACACGATGCTTCTAAGCATGGCAATTAATctgctctctctttttctccttttctccctCTTTCACCCACTGTGTCTCTCTTGCGCTTTTCCTATCCATCATGATCATGTTGTCACCTCTACATCTTTCTCTACATGATTTCTCGCTTACCTGTGTCACTAACCACTGTTTCTATCTCTTTATCTTTACCACTTACTTCTGTCTTCTGCTTCATATTTATGTTACCGTTACAATATCTGGCTCCTCGTACCCCTTTTCTCTCTTATACTCACCCCTACATAATAATTATCACATTTTACTCCACCATTGCTTTCCCCATTTCGTCTGCCTTTGTTTCATTTGCATTCCCTTTTCACGTCTGTTCTTGACACGCACTCCCTCCAAAACCCCTACTGTGGGCAGTTTTGATGCTGTCTACTCCCCCTGTAGTGCCTGGTTTCTGCTGCACGGTTGGGGTGGACTGGAAGTCTCTTACCACCCCTGCCTGCCTGCCACTCACAACAGACTACTTCCCGGATAGACTGAGCCTACAGAATGACTACACCGAAGGGTGCTACGATCTGCTGCCAGAGGCTGATTTAGACAGGTGCGAAATTTACGGTTAAGCGTGGGGAAAGTTAAGATGGGGGTTTGAAGGACAATGGGGTTTCTAATCcttttgaaagcaaatatacaaCGAATATGAGCAGATGATACATTGCCCAGTTATGTTTATGATGGAAGTGGGGAAGTCTGCTAAAGACACAGAGATTGTAGGTTCCGTaaaatgtgtttacattttaagaatAAAGGACAGTGTTGTTGGAGGCAGAAAGAGCAAGTCAGCTCTGCCTGTTCAGAGGATATATCTTGTGCGAAGAACACAAATTCTAAAGATATCATTCTAGAACCTTTACTAATGGGCTGCAGAGTATTTCTTTGAATCTCACCGATGTGTACAGCTTTACAACATGATGCATTGCGTCCTTCTCCGGTGCCCAGGAATAAGCAAGTTGTGTCACAAGAAAGGACAAGGGTCTACATAAGTCTTGTAGTGCACGAGATGTCAATGTCACATTCATTCTTAGAGGTCTCTTATTGCACAGGCGCGAAGAGGGTGGTACACCGATGACTGCCCAACAGGTTTTTGAAGAGTTTATTTGCCAACGTCTCATGCAAGGTTACCAGATCATTGTTCAGCCAAAACACCAAAAGTCAAGCACGGCTGCCCCGCCACCCCTCAGCAGCAGCCCTCTCTACAGAAGAGGTAGTGCCTCTCTGAGTCTTCTCTGTTCATCGTTTAGAGTGTATACAGGATGCCTCTGAACAGATTTTAttctatgctttttttattgtcaGGGTTGGTTTCACGTAACCGCCATGAAGAGGAAAACCAGTACTGGCTGAGCATGGGGAGAACGTTCCACAAAGTAACCTGCAAGGACAAGATCATTACAGTTACCAGATACCTGCCAAAGTATAAACCCCTGGTCACTGAAAAGAATAGGCATTTCTGCGAGGGAGGGATGTTTGGAGACGTGGGAAATAGGAATGATACTGGAGAAAGATTTGTCTTGCTGTAGTTTGTAGAATTGTGTGGTAGAGCATGATTGGCCAGTAAGTATGGTTTCTTTGCGTGAAGAGCTGGGTAGGCTTGTGAATACTTAATTGTATAAGGTAGCTAAATTGTAGATTGTGTGGATTTTATATTCActattttcttctttgtttacaAGGTATCCATATGAATCTGCCCAGATTAGCTATACATACAACCTGTGCCCTTCACACTCTGCCTGTGACTTTGTGTCCAGCTGGGTGGAATATTCCCATGAACGTCTGGAGGATTACAAGTGGAATTACCTGGATCAGTACATTTGCTCTGCTGGCTCAGAAGATTTCAGGTGGGAATAATGCGGTGACGTGTGGGCTCGCAGAATATCATAATATATTATGCCAGTCCTTCCTGTAGTATTGGCGCTCAAAGGGCATATTATCCTCTGTGACTTTTGCTTCTGTAGTCTCATTGAGTCCCTGAAGTTCTGGCGAACACGGTTCCTCCTTCTGCCGTCCTGTGTGGGGCCAACCAAGCGCATCACTGAGGGGGAACAAAGATGTGACCTGTATGGAGACAGACCACGCTCTGAGCAAGAAGAGGGGCAGCTTTTAGATGGCTTTCTTCGATTTGTGGAGGGATTAAACCGTATCCGTCGGCGTCACAGATCTGACCGTATGATCAGGGTACAGATTCTTGGTCACTATTAGACCTACTATTAAAAAAGAATCTTGTAATGCTCTTATTACATGGTTGCTCCATTCTCTAGAAAGGTGCAGGTATGAAGGGAATGCAGCTTCCGTCTCACCCACCAGAGCCTGCCGGGCCCCCTATTGGAAAGAAAGGAACCTCTGCGCTCTCAGCTTTGTTAGAAATGGAGGCCAATCAAAAGTAAGAGGTTAACTTTCTTACAGAACCCCTTTCACCCTTCCAATTGGTAGTGCTTGATGCAGATGTGGCTCTTTGTTAATGTATTTTCAGGAGTCTGGGAGAGCAGCAAGCTCTTGTTCATACTGGGAAGGTGTCTTCTCAGGTACTAGACCCCGTTGTCACACCAACCTATGTGGATAGTCCTCGTAAGGTAAGGGATTGCTGGCTGTGTCTAATTTGAATCCTGCAAGCTTTGGAAACTGTCTTTGCCTCTCTTCAATCTTGTGCCTGCACTGTCGCTTCCCTCAGGATTCTGCCTTCTTTATGGAGTCTATCCGTAGCCCCCGCACAGCACCCACCTTCAATCCGCAGGTAGGAATCTGCAGAAGCACTTGCTGGAATATTTAGGCAAAGTGCAAAAGACTGTGTCCGTAGCTCACTTGTTACTTTCTTGAAGCTATTATTTTGTCTTCCCATGTAGACAGATTAGATagaatatatttcaaaatgtgCGCATAACTCTCCTTCTGTTTCTTGCTTTGTTGGATCTGCCTTCGTCCGTCCAAAATAATCTCATGTTACGTGTCATGTCGTTTCCCATTATCAATGCATCATTTTGTCCTGCACGCTTCTGAATTTTTAATAGGAAATTCgctttcagtaaaaaaaaattccattacaatttaggtaacaaaaaaaccccaatataatCTCCTGTGTATGGTAGTGATAAAAAAGTAAGCGATAATGTATTTTGGTACGAATGCAAGATGCTCAGACAGCCAGTCACTTTGGTAATTGTGGTGTAGAGAGACGAGGCGTATCCTTAGTGAGAGAGAGTCCGTTAATGGATTTCACAGTCGTACACAGATTTGCATCTTTTGTGGTTTAGATGTTTCAAGTTAAATGTACCGACCCCGGAATTTCTGGTGCCATTTCAGTAGACATAGACTTAAACTAGTGGGGTCATTTCTCCATGAGAGAATAACTGACCGTTATAGGACTATGGAATAGAATTAAGAGTAATGGAACTACTGAAAGTGTCCTTAACAACTCATCAGAGCTCAAGAATGTGTAATGCTAGCGATTTGTTTAAAGAGCTTAGCAGTTTTGAGGACAGCTTTACTTATATTATCTTTGTTTACCATTGGTCATGCGTAGACCCCAGGTCAGGTAGTTACACTTATTGGCGTTTCCCTTTTGTATCTTTTGTAACATTTGTATCTAATGCAGGTTGAATATGTGACCAAAGTATTGCCGACATAGTTTATTATCAGGTTAAGACAAAACTGcagaacaatttcacatactGGTGTAATGTGTTTACTTATTTTGGCAATTTCCAATATGGGCACTGGTTTCGCAAACCAAGGACCACTATTCTTCCTCCCAATAGCTCTTATTTCTTCTGCATCTCATTAGAAATAAATCTGTACACCTGTCAATACATTGCTTTTAACTTCATCTGTAAAATACAAAAGCAAAAGTCATCATAAACAGATTATTTGAAATTATTGTATATGCATAGTTATAAATGTGTATACAATATTCGGAATATACTCGAAgtgtttgcatatatagtgcatgcacaagttatatatgtgctagttgtgtgtgtgcataaaaGTTGAGTTTCTGCAGTATTTGActtctgtctctttaacccatgcTATCTTTAGATCTCTATTGACCAAGGGGTTTTCCTCTTTTCTGATGGAAACAATGTTCTTTCAAACACAACCACACCTGAGAGGTCACAAAGCCAAGTGGGAAATACAGGAGAGCAGTCGTCTTTCTCCGTGGAGCCCAGGTACCAGAAAAACTAGACAGTCTTTGTCTGTCCATATTATGTTGGgcttatatatagaatatattttttattatctgctATCTTTCAGTGTGTCACAGATGTCTGGTGGACCAAGCACTCTGCCTTCCAATGCCACCATGAGTGACATTCTAGAGGCTATGAAACACCCAACGTAAGCAATTTAGGAACTAGTAATGACAAAATGCTAACACGCTGGGTGGGAATACTCCTACAACATGGTTGAGATGTACAATCTAGGTGACATAAGTGACAGTAGTCTGTGAGAGCATTGGGCAAAACTTTTGTGTGTGGTGGGAGTGGGGTAGCTGCTGTGGGTTGGTGCTTCCTGCAGTTCCATTGTTCAGCTATTACCTGAATGCAGTAGACATCCACAGTATAAGATCATTGATTATGGAGGGCGTTGTGTGATGTTGTTGCTCTGTGTGCAGTACAGGTATTCCACTACTGTCAGAACAAAAGGGTCTCCCTCCGTGCTGCTTTATCAGTGCTGAGGTTGTTCATTGGCTGGTTAACAATATTACCTGGGTGCAGAGTCAAGGAATGGCTATGGACATCATGCAGGTAAGAGGTTTTCCTGAAACATTGCCCATAAACATTATGCATTTGACGTTATCTTACACCTCCATCTTCTATGTGTATTACAGAAGATGCTGGAAGAGCAGTATATCACACATGCTTCAGGGGAAACACTCAGGACCTTCATCTATGGTTTTTACTTATACAAGATCCCACCTGAGAGGGAACCAGAACGAGGTGAGAGTAGAGTGGATTGTGTCAGGAAGCATAATTGGCAAATAGTTGCCTGAttattgtatatttgtgtagattataaataatatgcatACCAATGCTTTATTTTCCTCCAATAGCAACAAGTCTGACACAACCGAGCCCGTGGCACTCCTTTGCCATGGAGGATTTCACAGCTTTTCAGAGGAAGTGGTTTGAGGTGGCACTAGTTGAAGAGGAGCTCCTACATTCAGAGATCCCACCATTTCTCCTGCCTTGGTTGCCCAGTCGCCCAGCCTCTTATGCAAGTAGGCACAGCTCCTTCAGCCGCAGCTTCGGAGGAAGGAGCCAAGCCGCAGCTCTGCTAGGTAGCTGCCCAGCAATGGGCAGGAGAGCTGATGGAGAGCCGGTTCCAAGAGAATGATCTCCCGTGGACCTCCGATCCCTTTTTTATGTCATCATTTTTACATGGATACGTTTATAGATATCATATATCCCTCCTCCCAGGATAGACTAATTATATCTAGTAGTAGCTATCATAAGCACTGACCATTTATAAACTCACACAATTCCCTTTCTTTAAAACCTTATTTACCAAAATGATTATGCTTGAAAAATAAGTGACTAGCGTCACTTAGCTAAAGGAGGGTTATAGGTTGTGATATTGCTGTATATATAGTGATTTAGAGTGCTGCTTTAAATCTGAGTCTCACAGGAATATAGTTATTAAGGTGATTCTTTACATGGCACCTATTTTTTCGCTATAACTATCCATACACTTAGCCGCCTAAAATCAATGACATCACTGTGTCCATGTGACATCATTATTTCTTCTCTTGGCTTTCACATGTTGCAGTGTGTCTCCAACAGCTCTCCCCCTGCTGGTTATCATGTAACTTGCATGCAAAAACTCCCAAACCGAGCCTTTTTAACATGCTCTGTCTCATCCATCCCAGCATCTTCCTTACTGGGTCTTCTAATGTGCATGAGAAGCTAGTGGATGTCTCTTTTCTGTTACTCCATATCGGTGTTCCTGATTACAATACCTTGGGTCTCACATGGGTTTTACCTAAAGTGATGTGGAATCCTCAGATTTTTGCATGCATATAGCGAGTGGATGGTAATGGTGCTTCATACAACATTTTGTAATTCCAAAGATCTCCCTTCCTCTGGATGTCTATCATATGGTTGAGTGATAATCACCTTCTCTGTGTCTGAcgtgttgtttttatttctgcctCATGTGTCTGCATTCTTGATAGCTGCCACTGTTCCAGAGCAAAGAACAGTCACCCTAGATGTGGATGTTAATAATCGTACAGACCGGCTAGAATGGTGCAGCTGCTACTATCACGGAAATTTCTCCCTGACTGCTGCCTTCGAGATTAAGCTGCATTGGATGGCGGTAACTGCTGCTGTGCTGTTTGAAATGGTAGGACCTTCTTGTTACATTATTCATTAAGCCTATCCGATTTGTGTCTATTTTTCAGATTTGATATTTGTCCTCTTTTTCATCTGCAGGTTCAAGGCTGGCACAGGAAGGCCACTTCTTGCGGTTTCCTACTCGTCCCAGTATTGGAGGGCCCATTCGCTCTGCCTAGCTACCTATATGGAGATCCCCTACGTGCACAGCTCTTCATTCCCCTCAACATCAGCTGCCTGTTGAAAGCTGATAGCGACCATCTATTTGAGGGTATAATTCACATTTCCTCAATttcctattttaaaatatacatttttaacaacGGGGCACAACTAGTGAGCCTTCCAGGAACGGGTGTGATGACTTATGGAGGCAAGTCGGTATATGGGTCCAAGAGAAGGTAGACGGGTTGGGCGTTATGTGATGTTGTTTAATTACCCCCCTTTGTTTCAGGATTTGAGCCAGAGAGTTATTTGGAGCGAATGCATTTGTTACAGGAAGTGATTGCATACAGGTAATATTGTTAATGAAGTTCCATTCATCCTATGTCACCCACACTCCCACCACTTACAATATGAATGTACTTTTCCCCTTCTAGGTTTGGTTTCATTCAAGATAAATATACAGCATCTGCGTTCAATTTCCCATCAGAGAATAAACCACAGTATATACATGTAACAGGtgaattaaaaaacaatcaatTTAGTGCCCCCCCCAATGTCCATACTACATGCCCTTTCTAACATGCTCTAACCTGTGTCCTCTCTGTTTTCAGGGGCCGTATTTTTACAATTACCATATTCCAAGCGTAAATATACCTCAGGGCAGCAAAGGAGGCGGAGAAATTCCACCAGCTCTTCCACACAAAGCTTATTTGGGGATGAACGGATTGGGTATAACTGGGCATACAACACTATGCTGACCAAGACTTGGCGGTCTAGTGGCACGGGAGATGAACGCTTTGCTGACCGGCTGCTCAAGGATTTTACAGACTTTTGTGCCAATCGTGACAACAGACTGAGCGCTTTCTGGGCTAGCTGTCTGGAAAAGAGGAACATGAGTGAACCCTAGACGCATCCAAGGAGTAACCTTAATCTTTAACACCAGTGAAGTGTATTGTCTACTGACTTATTCCCTCACACAGGTTGAACGGTGGTGCCTTGTGCTTGGACACTTGCTGCTAGTACTCGCTTCACACAGGTTACTGATGATTTCGGTTTACCTGACCCTGGACGTGGACCATAAAGACATTGGCACTAATCGCTGAATCTTTGCTGGTTGGCATAGTGGTTTGCACTCTTGTGTTTTACTGTTAATATATTTGACTTCTCAGCTTATGTTCAATGATCAatacatcatttttaaaatatcattGTTTAGATTGAAGtttactttaacaaaaaaaaaactttaaattttgACATTATTTCCTGCTTACAATTATATCCCGATTTCCTTAAAAATCCGGCATTTATTTCCCTGAGCTttattcataaaaccatgcactGGAGCATCTCACagacttaactatacattatgtagAGGTTACTTGGCCTTTGAGACGCTCGCTGTCTTGGCTCTGTGTACTTTATGCGAGGTGTAATATTTGATCTTGCCTTAATTCATGGCTTCCCAAATAAACAACATTGTCTTCAAAGACCATCAGCTTAAAAGGCCACTTGATTGTGGTGCTACATCTCTATGTCACTGGATGTGTCCTAAATGGTTTCTTTATTGGACTAAAAGTTAGCTGGTTGGAAGGCGCAAGGGACATTAGTCTTTTCTCTTTTAAAAATGACTGTTGGCTGATAGGACTGGTTTGCTGCATGGAGGCAGGTCCTACTCTTTGTTGTGTCTGCCTCTGCATGTGCAATGCATGCAGAAACAAGTGAGAACCACATGGCAGTGAAGGTGCATTCCAGTCACAGCCTTGCTGCCCACAGTTAGTAGAATCTGATGATGGATCTTATGTGCAAGCCTCAGACTATGGTAACCATACAGTCCgggtatatgtaaaaaaaaaaaaaaaaaaaaatacaatggacCTTGGCCCATTGAAGGGGAACtcccattattttttctttcttagtgGCATAGCTACTCAATCAGTAGGGTACCTCGTAAAAGTGCTTGGTGAAGCAGTGTGCTGGGAAACTTATCTTCAGCATGCAAGAGTGTCCATAGTCTGCGGTAAATCGAGTCTTCACTCCTCGATAGCATCACCTTTTCCTGCAGGACTTCAGACTTAATAGGGCACTACTAGCCTGACGCCCAATATGCAGAAAAGATGGGATGTCAGATGCCTCCTGCGACATTGTTTTACGTGTGATGTATGCGCTGCGCTGTTCTGATTTCCAGAAGCCAGAGGATAATGCATAGGTGACAGTAcatgaaaattatttaattatgggGTCTCAACTAAAGCATTAGGTATTGATCACAAACATAACTCGAAGTTCCCTAGTAAACAGCAAACGTATTCTCTCTATACAAGACTGACCGGTTTTTGTCAAGTGTTAGGGGGCACAGCCATGAGGCTCTTAGTCAGCGACCAACGGTATCAGGAGGGGGCACCAGAAACACAATACTAGGGTGCTACATAAAGGTAGAAGTCCCAGGACCGGCCCTGCCTTTTGCGATAGTATGAGGCTATACAGCCGCACGACTGTGTAGAAGCCTAACCACTACAGCTGCCTATCAGATCTTCTGGGTAAGCATTTCAGAAAGATTTAGGCTCAGACTAAATCGTTCTCATAATCAATgcaatagactgtaagcttgggCACAgggcctctccacctaatgtatcggtttgtgttagtctgtcaattctagttttgccaTACCCCTCAAGCATATGTAaagaagcactgcataaattgttggcagcatataccatatttgctcaattataagatgaccctgattataagacaactcaccaaaatttgaatatttaggaaaaataaacaaaaagcatGAATATAACCATACcatataggggaaaaaaaaaagttttattagtaagcATTACGgtaaattaaagataataataataatacactgcTAACTTAATTTATGCTTTAAACTTTCAGCTATGGCTTCCACTTCGCTTAACAGACCAGGCCAGGCCATATGTTATATGAACAACGTTGTCCTCGTTTTTCAAAATCTCTGCAGAAAATATACCGGCCCGTTATTTTTCACCTTCCCTCGTGGCCCTGGGTCCCCTCCTCGTACATTTGTAGTCCTTCCACAGGCTTTTTGCCCCCCTCCACCTCCATCATGCCGTTATCTTGCCTGCTCCCCCACCCTTGCAGTGCATTGCAGCACTCGGACTGCGCACGCGTGTACGAACTTCTATAAATAGCTCATGACGTCACCTAGAAATATAGACGAAGGCGACGCCCCCCAGCCCCGCCCCCTCATAGTGCGTCCCGGGCTGCAGAGTCGCTAGGAGTAGAGCGCGGAGGCTGAACGGGAGCCTGAGCACCACCTAGCACCGACACCGGGAGCAGCCTGACCTACCAGAGCTACAACCTCAAAGCGGTACTTGACTTACCCGTCCCGTAACAGAATGGCGGACCGGGAACAGCTGTTGCAGAGAGCACGTTTGGCGGAGCAAGCTGAGAGATATGAAGATATGGCGGCAGCTATGAGAGCGGTGAGTATGTCTGGACGTGAAATGAATCGGACACACACGGTATAGGAGGGGCTGGTGGGGACACGGAAAATGCTGCCTCCCCACCCCTGACATCTCACTCGGTCTGGCCATACTGTCTGTGTGATAGAATGAATATCCCTATGTATAGATGTCCATGTCACCTTGTACGTAACATCTGTGCTGTATATAGAGTGTATTTTCTgagtctaaatatatatatatatatatatatatatatatattaaaattaatggcAGTTTTAGTTATTCACAATTATTAAGAAATCCATATGTAGgtgtgttttaaatatatatagatagatagataatgaggATTACCTGTATGCATGTGACATGTTTTGCTGgactgttttttgtgttttgtggtGGATAACGATATGGGGCAGACATATACCTATTTTATTGTGTGTTCACTTACCTGCTATTCTTATTGCAATTTAATACCGTAGTATCTCACTGCTACCACGGcttttagctttataaaataaagttcCCGATTGATAGCTTTGTGTGCTTATGTGCATATGTCAGTTGCTCATAGCGCTTATTAGCATTATTGGTCGTGAATatatgtgaatttatattttatatatttgtggcCGCACAGGTAACTGtaggtagtgtatatatatcacCTATATATGTTACCTTGTACAGAAATCTTTTTGTGCCACACACCTATACTGCTCCTGTCAAGCCATCTATAATGGGGTGCGGGTTCATAAGTAATGAATGGAAATTGTGTTGCAGTGTAGAGTCCACTAAGTATAGCCTTTTGAAGCCATGCTATATGTCCACGTTAACACAATTTGTGGATTAACCATAGTATGTACATGTTGGTGTTCGCTATATGAGGCAGAATGATATCACAGGTAGGGTAGAGCATTGCTGATTGCATGCAAATATGGGAGCAGCATTTGGAATGATGGCACATGACTAGGGCTGCTTCCGCAAAGGGCCACATATTGCATATTAACTTGTATTTTAGTAGCGTCTAAATCTTCAAATCCTCTTTTATGCAGGTCACCGAACATAACGAGCCCCTCTCCAATGAAGATCGTAACCTGCTATCCGTAGCATACAAGAATGTAGTGGGTGCTCGTAGGTCCTCTTGGCGTGTCATCAGTAGCATTGAACAGAAGACATTTCCAGATGGTAATGAGAAGAAGCTGGAGAAAGTGAAAGCGTAcagagagaagatagaggctGAGCTTGAAGGTGTGTGCAATGAAGTGTTGTCTCTTCTTGACAAGTTCCTCATTAAAAATTGCAACGATTTTCAATACGAGAGCAAAGTTTTCTACCTGAAGATGAAGGGTGATTATTACCGTTACCTGTCAGAGGTTGCCTCAGGGGAGAGGAAGAGAACCGTAACAGAGTCGTCTGAGGCTTCATATAAGGAGGCCTTTGAAATTAGCAAGGAGCACATGCAGCCCACTCATCCGATTCGGCTTGGCCTGGCCCTCAACTTTTCTGTCTTCTACTATGAAATACAGGGTGCACCAGAGCAGGCCTGTCTTCTGGCCAAGCAGGCCTTCGATGACGCCATTGCTGAGCTAGACACGCTTAATGAAGACTCCTACAAGGACTCCACCCTCATCATGCAGCTTCTACGAGACAACCTGACCCTGTGGACAAGTGACCAGCAGGATGAAGAGACCGGAGAAGGCAACAATTAGAGGGTTCTGCGTCTTGCTGCTGCCCGTAACTTACCCACTCCCCATCACAACCTGCCACCTACACCGCTCCTGACATGTCCCTGTGCTTATCATATCCGTATCATTGGCACAACTGCTCATATTGCTGCCTACCCGGGGAGACGGGTTCTTGCGGCGTCCTCATGGGCATTGCTGGGTTGAGTTGGCACCTCAGCAGTTTCTCTGGTTACCTTTGCTCTGCGCGGTGGAGGCAAGAAAGCTGCAGTTTGAGAGAGGCGCCCGCACACTCCTTATCGATGGGGCACGTACGGGCTGGAATGATGCAAAGTGGTCCCGTTTTATTCCGTTAAACTCTTTTAAGTTTCAATTTGTGCAGCGTTCCCtgtgcatgtaaaaaaaactcccCACTTCTCTAAATCTACCCCGTCCCCCCAGCCAGGTTCCGTGAAGTAGGATTCTCCGCAGTTCAGGCTGTGACTGATGGTGAACTCAGCGAGGTGGTTGGGGGGTACCTATTTTGTTGGC
The DNA window shown above is from Spea bombifrons isolate aSpeBom1 chromosome 1, aSpeBom1.2.pri, whole genome shotgun sequence and carries:
- the DEPDC5 gene encoding GATOR complex protein DEPDC5 isoform X4, encoding MRTNKVYKLVIHKKGFGGSDDELVINPKVFPHIKLGDIVEIAHPNDEYSPLLLQVKSLKEDLQKETVSIDQTVAQVFRLRPYQDVYVNVADPKDVTLDLVELTFKDQYIGRGDMWRLKKSLVSSCAYITQKVEFAGIRAQAGELWVKSEKVTCGYISEDTRVVFRSTSAMVYIFIQMSCEMWDFDIYGDLYFEKAVNGFLADLFNKWKEKNCSHEVTVVLFSRTLYDAKSIDEFPEAHRNASVMQDHKGRFYEDFYKVVVQNERREEWTSLLVTVKNLFIQYPVLVRLESTEGFPRGHNSTSDQGNYLEAINLSFNVFDKHYINRNFDRTGQMSVVITPGVGVFQVDRSLMILTKQRMIDNGIGVDLVCMGEQPLHAVPLFKLHNRCNSGDSRLGDDYNIPHWINHSFYTSQSQPLNNSFTPRIKLAARKVVNEKGRLGRDSSLGSPKETENALPIQVDYDAYDSQVFRLPGPSRAQRSTNFRSVRETQTRKSSYSYDTSCSPSQQNRPFPPEEGRSQTSDESSLGKISNILLIPRPHLHQYEASSSLGYTSNRDFLERMMESQQRDSSAPGRFHVGSAESMLHIRPGEYHPQRALINPFAPSRMPMKLTSNRRRWMHTFPVGPSGEAIQIHHQTRQNMAELQGSSHREAVHSSAELLELAYHEATGKHSPRTPGDTGSCGSTEEFSASTPINGQKGHGTGYNHKERDNNLQCGPEPILMLSTPPVVPGFCCTVGVDWKSLTTPACLPLTTDYFPDRLSLQNDYTEGCYDLLPEADLDRREEGGTPMTAQQVFEEFICQRLMQGYQIIVQPKHQKSSTAAPPPLSSSPLYRRGLVSRNRHEEENQYWLSMGRTFHKVTCKDKIITVTRYLPKYPYESAQISYTYNLCPSHSACDFVSSWVEYSHERLEDYKWNYLDQYICSAGSEDFSLIESLKFWRTRFLLLPSCVGPTKRITEGEQRCDLYGDRPRSEQEEGQLLDGFLRFVEGLNRIRRRHRSDRMIRKGAGMKGMQLPSHPPEPAGPPIGKKGTSALSALLEMEANQKSLGEQQALVHTGKVSSQVLDPVVTPTYVDSPRKISIDQGVFLFSDGNNVLSNTTTPERSQSQVGNTGEQSSFSVEPSVSQMSGGPSTLPSNATMSDILEAMKHPTTGIPLLSEQKGLPPCCFISAEVVHWLVNNITWVQSQGMAMDIMQKMLEEQYITHASGETLRTFIYGFYLYKIPPEREPERATSLTQPSPWHSFAMEDFTAFQRKWFEVALVEEELLHSEIPPFLLPWLPSRPASYASRHSSFSRSFGGRSQAAALLAATVPEQRTVTLDVDVNNRTDRLEWCSCYYHGNFSLTAAFEIKLHWMAVTAAVLFEMVQGWHRKATSCGFLLVPVLEGPFALPSYLYGDPLRAQLFIPLNISCLLKADSDHLFEGFEPESYLERMHLLQEVIAYRFGFIQDKYTASAFNFPSENKPQYIHVTGAVFLQLPYSKRKYTSGQQRRRRNSTSSSTQSLFGDERIGYNWAYNTMLTKTWRSSGTGDERFADRLLKDFTDFCANRDNRLSAFWASCLEKRNMSEP
- the DEPDC5 gene encoding GATOR complex protein DEPDC5 isoform X3; translation: MRTNKVYKLVIHKKGFGGSDDELVINPKVFPHIKLGDIVEIAHPNDEYSPLLLQVKSLKEDLQKETVSIDQTVAQVFRLRPYQDVYVNVADPKDVTLDLVELTFKDQYIGRGDMWRLKKSLVSSCAYITQKVEFAGIRAQAGELWVKSEKVTCGYISEDTRVVFRSTSAMVYIFIQMSCEMWDFDIYGDLYFEKAVNGFLADLFNKWKEKNCSHEVTVVLFSRTLYDAKSIDEFPEAHRNASVMQDHKGRFYEDFYKVVVQNERREEWTSLLVTVKNLFIQYPVLVRLESTEGFPRGHNSTSDQGNYLEAINLSFNVFDKHYINRNFDRTGQMSVVITPGVGVFQVDRSLMILTKQRMIDNGIGVDLVCMGEQPLHAVPLFKLHNRCNSGDSRLGDDYNIPHWINHSFYTSQSQPLNNSFTPRIKLAARKVVNEKGRLGRDSSLGSPKETENALPIQVDYDAYDSQVFRLPGPSRAQRSTNFRSVRETQTRKSSYSYDTSCSPSQQNRPFPPEEGRSQTSDESSLGKISNILLIPRPHLHQYEASSSLGYTSNRDFLERMMESQQRDSSAPGRFHVGSAESMLHIRPGEYHPQRALINPFAPSRMPMKLTSNRRRWMHTFPVGPSGEAIQIHHQTRQNMAELQGSSHREAVHSSAELLELAYHEATGKHSPRTPGDTGSCGSTEEFSASTPINGQKGHGTGYNHKERDNNLQCGPEPILMLSTPPVVPGFCCTVGVDWKSLTTPACLPLTTDYFPDRLSLQNDYTEGCYDLLPEADLDRREEGGTPMTAQQVFEEFICQRLMQGYQIIVQPKHQKSSTAAPPPLSSSPLYRRGLVSRNRHEEENQYWLSMGRTFHKVTCKDKIITVTRYLPKYPYESAQISYTYNLCPSHSACDFVSSWVEYSHERLEDYKWNYLDQYICSAGSEDFSLIESLKFWRTRFLLLPSCVGPTKRITEGEQRCDLYGDRPRSEQEEGQLLDGFLRFVEGLNRIRRRHRSDRMIRKGAGMKGMQLPSHPPEPAGPPIGKKGTSALSALLEMEANQKSLGEQQALVHTGKVSSQVLDPVVTPTYVDSPRKDSAFFMESIRSPRTAPTFNPQISIDQGVFLFSDGNNVLSNTTTPERSQSQVGNTGEQSSFSVEPSVSQMSGGPSTLPSNATMSDILEAMKHPTTGIPLLSEQKGLPPCCFISAEVVHWLVNNITWVQSQGMAMDIMQKMLEEQYITHASGETLRTFIYGFYLYKIPPEREPERATSLTQPSPWHSFAMEDFTAFQRKWFEVALVEEELLHSEIPPFLLPWLPSRPASYATATVPEQRTVTLDVDVNNRTDRLEWCSCYYHGNFSLTAAFEIKLHWMAVTAAVLFEMVQGWHRKATSCGFLLVPVLEGPFALPSYLYGDPLRAQLFIPLNISCLLKADSDHLFEGFEPESYLERMHLLQEVIAYRFGFIQDKYTASAFNFPSENKPQYIHVTGAVFLQLPYSKRKYTSGQQRRRRNSTSSSTQSLFGDERIGYNWAYNTMLTKTWRSSGTGDERFADRLLKDFTDFCANRDNRLSAFWASCLEKRNMSEP